The following are from one region of the Salvia hispanica cultivar TCC Black 2014 chromosome 1, UniMelb_Shisp_WGS_1.0, whole genome shotgun sequence genome:
- the LOC125186278 gene encoding uncharacterized protein LOC125186278: MIALSVRHQIENDPAYKVKAIVADIENRFHVKVSYKKAWYARRTAIELVYGGWEWSFKVLPSYLNEMQRQNPGIIVEWLHDDRLSRGVNKVFKYVFWAFGPAVEAFQLCKPVLTVDGTHLHGRCRGKILIAVGFDANKKCLPVAFAIVDEKTKESWNWFMERIRLHVAKHEICVISDRHVGIIDAMNSPIWKEEPKGYHRFCLVHVRKNVLQNHKGIMVKRLVWKMGIATKKRKFKKRRRLLRDVNNEALQYLDTVDKEKWNLAYDNHKRWGEMTTNVVESYNNVLRGARELPIKACIDMTFWRTIEWFNQRSIASTQCATPLTPWAHEKVCKNDAKGQLHNVRAPSTMRGIYVVRTQRRVGGKGGNKWKVKYLESNCKCQKWQMWRLPCSHAAAVVRFRNDNMLSLVNPVYHTSVWALSYFTYTT, translated from the coding sequence ATGATAGCATTGAGTGTTCGGCATCAGATAGAAAACGATCCTGCTTACAAGGTAAAAGCTATTGTGGCGGATATTGAAAATAGATTTCATGTGAAAGTTAGTTACAAGAAAGCATGGTATGCTCGGAGGACAGCTATTGAGCTTGTATATGGTGGTTGGGAGTGGTCATTCAAAGTTTTACCGTCTTATTTGAATGAAATGCAGAGACAAAATCCTGGTATAATTGTCGAATGGTTGCACGATGACAGATTAAGCCGAGGTGTGAACAAGGTTTTCAAGTACGTATTTTGGGCTTTTGGACCAGCTGTGGAGGCTTTTCAACTATGCAAACCAGTTTTAACAGTTGATGGAACTCATCTACATGGACGATGTCGAGGTAAAATTCTTATTGCCGTTGGATTTGATGCTAATAAGAAATGTTTGCCGGTTGCATTTGCCATTGTTGATGAGAAAACCAAAGAAAGTTGGAATTGGTTTATGGAACGCATAAGACTGCATGTAGCAAAGCATGAAATATGTGTAATTTCGGATAGGCATGTGGGAATCATAGATGCAATGAATTCTCCCATATGGAAAGAAGAACCTAAAGGTTATCACAGGTTTTGCTTGGTACATGTTAGAAAGAATGTTCTGCAGAATCACAAAGGTATCATGGTTAAAAGGTTGGTTTGGAAAATGGGTATTGCTACCAAAAAGCGCAAGTTTAAGAAAAGACGTCGTTTACTTCGAGACGTCAACAACGAGGCTTTGCAGTACCTTGACACTGtggataaagaaaaatggaatttgGCGTATGACAATCACAAAAGATGGGGTGAGATGACCACTAATGTGGTGGAATCTTACAACAACGTGTTGAGAGGCGCAAGAGAACTCCCAATCAAGGCTTGCATTGATATGACATTTTGGAGGACAATAGAATGGTTCAATCAGCGGTCAATTGCATCAACACAGTGTGCCACACCACTTACCCCGTGGGCGCATGAAAAGGTGTGCAAAAATGATGCAAAGGGTCAGTTACATAATGTGAGAGCACCAAGCACAATGCGAGGGATTTATGTGGTTCGAACACAACGTCGAGTTGGAGGAAAGGGTGGTAACAAGTGGAAGGTGAAGTATTTGGAGTCGAACTGCAAATGTCAAAAGTGGCAGATGTGGAGACTTCCGTGTTCACATGCAGCGGCAGTTGTGCGGTTTAGAAATGACAACATGTTATCGCTTGTTAACCCTGTATACCACACAAGTGTTTGGGCATTGTCATATTTCACCTATACAACATGA